A stretch of DNA from Gasterosteus aculeatus chromosome 7, fGasAcu3.hap1.1, whole genome shotgun sequence:
ACGTTACTAAACTGTAATTTTACCTCATTTACTGTAAACCTTTGAACACTCAGATAATAGACGATCTGTTTGATGCCctgtagttttctttttttctgttgacacctgttttattatttagtcAGTAAACTGCTGCCGGCTGTTGCTGTATCTCTTTTCTGTGccatgaaccttttttttttttttaatgaaatatgcAAGTCACAGTTTTGAATTGAAAATACACAGCGCTAAAAATGCTATTTGCAATAGTAGAGAGTCCTCTTTATATAGATTTTTTGTCAAAGTCTAAACTAAATGTTAACAGCCAGAGGAAAAACTTACTTAAAAGGATAGTTGttaaatattacaaaaatgCTGCCTCAAAAGTGACTTCAGAGTTAATATGCACTTGATAGTCTAGTTCCTGTTACTCTATTCAACCATCTGTATTGTAACAGTTTTACAGGCCACTTAGAGTTAATTTAGAGCTTTGAACATTGCTTATCACGATCATCTCTTTTATTGCTAAGTGATGCCATCAGTCATGTGTTAATTAGTCACGGGAATCCGACACCCAGTCACGGGAGCGTTTCCATTTTCCATTactcatgttttctttcttttttcacattctAGCCACATTCTCCCAACTGGGTTATTCATTAACTTGCCTTACGATACATttatgatacatttattttgtttccataACTTGGTAGTCATTTCACCCTGTAGACCTTTCAccttgctttttatttctgaaGGAACTTAGTGTAATtcaagcaacaacaacagcaacaacacaacaatctgcatcttttcagtttttggttcttcttttgttgtttctatGGATTTGAGATGCATCTTGTGGGTATTAAATTGTTCACAACCCATCGATAACTCTCTGTCAAAAGTAAGTAGCTCATTCCAAGCTTTCAGGTAATATTTCCTCAATCAAAAAATGTGAAAGGAGGAAGAATATACTTTATTTACTGCTTCTGCACATTTAAATACGTTACAGACACAACATTATTTTCAGTGTGTAATTGGGTCGGTATTGTAAGATTAACAATGCTAAAGCGACTAAGATTAATGGTTGATGATCAACTCAACTGCGTAAGAGCCACACCTTCTCTGAGCTATGTAATAAGCACCAGAGCTTTAAAAGGCTGGATCACTCCCTCTCACTCAGATGCGCTTCAACAGACTCACAACACACTTCCCCTCTCAGTTGTAACCAGCACATGGAAATGGAGGACCAGATGGAAAGccagaagagaagaggaaccaGCAAAGACGATTTAATATGTAAGATCGACCACGTTTGGctttaatgtattttcttctAAGCCGTAATGCTACATAACGCCTTGCGTTAATAAGTAATGATTATTGTGTAAAGCGTGTATACACAAAGGAGATGTTTACTTTTCCATGAAACTTGAGATGCGGGTTGTTTGTCCGCCGTCGTGTGAGCAGGAGGGTATTCTGGTGTGATGCTTACGTAGGAGCTCACCTGTGTGGGTAGAATGCAGGTTAGAGGGCTCGGGGCAAAGTAGAAGTCCGTTGTTATGGAGATAGAAAATCACATGTCGCTGAGATCAGAGTCCCAAAAGCATGTGACCCGGAGGGTTTGTGCCTGTGCGTATCCACGCGCTGAGAAGTCAGGGGAATAAGGAGCTGTCATCTCACACGGTTgacttttgtttaaatgtcCCTTTATTTGGTTGCTGATAACGGCTCACTTTCGTATCGCGTCGAGTCCTTTTAAGCATCACAAACCTGTAGAACAGGATTATGTGTCATAGAGACGGTGTACACATCGTTTACATGCGTCCTCTTTCACTCaggtgtttgtttctctgcagctgttAAATTACATGAATGCGCAGATTATGTGGACATAGTTGGTGTCATGTTCCTATTGCAATTTCTTCCATGCAAATAGGTTTTAGCaatattttaaaactattttattgaataaaatataGATATCTAATCATATGGGAATATAATTTGCACACACTGATGTTTCTGAAGTGTGGTGCGACAGTACAATTTCCTTTTGTTCAACAGCAGGAAGCTATTGTGGTTTGACCAGGAAACAGAAAATACTTTTGCTTTAATTGAAATGTGTTAAAAGAAAATTACAAGAAAACACACCTTTCTCTTACTTGATCTTATGCAACCACAAGCATTATTACAGCCATGTTTACCCAGCATGTCTCTCGCGATAGTCTCTCGTTATGTAAACTGCCAGTATTAATGTTAGATTTACCTCGTTAAATATTGATAGTGGTTCAAACCAATATTCTAATGACATTTCAGGACAGTATTAATTGTAAAAATGGTAcgtctgaaaaatgaaaatgtttcttaACTCCTGTCTAGTTACAGGGTGCCTCATTATGCACGTGAATAAGGTATTTTTCCTTTTGGATGCAAACCTCTTCCCATCTCTTTCTAACTGGGAGTCTccttttcatgtgtgttttagtttttaattcCCAGTATGTTTAACAAACACtgttgtctccctctctccagccGAACAAACAGGGTCTTTGGGATGCGTTGGTTGGTTCATAGTCATACTCTCTGGCATGTTCAcccttcttctcttccccctcaCCATCTGGTTTTGTCTGAAGGTGAGTgacctacaaaaaaaaaaaaaaaaaaaaagtgcgcATAGTGGATTGAATAGCAGAAACCGCAATTTCCTTTGCTGACAGTTTGAATGTGATTGGAGCTTGTGCTGTGTTCTTGCTGCAGATTGTGCAAGAGTATGAGCGCGCTGTCATCTTTAGACTGGGACGCATTACCGACAGGAAGGCCAAAGGACCAGGTACAAAGTTAACAATGTTGGATTGGATTCATTCCAGATGCAATTTAGTGATTTAAAGTTGACTTTTTCCTCCAACCATCTGTTTGTCTGCAggaattttctttattttgccaTGCACCGACTCAATTGTGAAAGTGGATTTGCGAACAGTTTCATTTGACATCCCACCACAAGAGGTAGAAAGTCGACGCAAAGAGCGAGACAAAAGTTGATTTTAGTTGTAATCCGCGGGCACTCACAGTCAAACTGTCATGCTTCACTCCTCTAGATCCTGACCAAGGACTCGGTTACAGTTTCCGTGGACGGAGTGGTGTACTTCCGGGTCAGTGACCCCATTGCCTCAGTGGCCAACGTGTCTAATGCCGATTCCTCCACCCGTCTGCTGGCTCAAACCACCCTGAGAAATGTCCTGGGGACGAAGAACCTGGCTGAGCTCTTGTCCGACCGCGAGGGCATCGCTCACAGCATGCAGGTACAGGAACTGGGTTTTGCTTTGCTCCCCTTCGCTCTTCATCTCTAACGGTCAGAGTGACGCGCGAATGCATCATCAATCGATGGCACGGAAGCTGCAGGTGTGTAAGCTCCTCCCCTTTCCGTCTTTTTCAGTTCAACCTGGATGAAGCCACGGACAACTGGGGCATCAAGGTCGAGCGCGTGGAGATTAAAGATGTGAAGCTGCCGCAACAGTTGCAGAGAGCCATGGCCGCCGAAGCAGAAGCTACACGAGAGGCCAGAGCC
This window harbors:
- the stoml3b gene encoding stomatin (EPB72)-like 3b gives rise to the protein MEMEDQMESQKRRGTSKDDLISEQTGSLGCVGWFIVILSGMFTLLLFPLTIWFCLKIVQEYERAVIFRLGRITDRKAKGPGIFFILPCTDSIVKVDLRTVSFDIPPQEILTKDSVTVSVDGVVYFRVSDPIASVANVSNADSSTRLLAQTTLRNVLGTKNLAELLSDREGIAHSMQFNLDEATDNWGIKVERVEIKDVKLPQQLQRAMAAEAEATREARAKVIAAEGEMNASRALKEASIVISESPSGLQLRYLQTLSTIAAEKNSTIIFPLPMDIISHFMKK